Part of the Paenibacillus terrae HPL-003 genome is shown below.
ATATTCCTCTATGATTTTACAATCCGTTATTACGGTGGTGGATGCGCGTCAATTCCTGGATTTTGCCTCGGGTAACGAGAGAAACAAGTCATATCGTTTGATGCAGGATCAGCTTCGATGTGCTTCCAAGTTGATTATTAACAAGATCGATTTATTGGTTGCGGACGAGCTGCAGAAGGTACAGGCACTCGTAAAAGAATTAAATCCACACGCGCTGACTGTGAGTACGCAACGAAGCGACGTGGATGCGGGTACTTTTTTCTCCATTCAAGGAGAGGACCGTATGGACGTTTCGCGGCAAAAGGAGTCCAAAGCCGATAGCGGGAATGATCGTCATCATTTGGAAAATCATCTGCACGCTCATGATCATGATGCTCTTGCAGACCATCACCATCATGAGCACCAGCACTATGAGCACGAACATGACCATAACCACGAACATGGGGAGCATTACCATTCCTACGACCATGTAGTTGTTCACACGCATTTCTTTGGACAACCTGTGCCACGCTCCGAGTTTGAACAGTTGTTCCGCAGTTTGCCTGCTGAAATTTACAGGGCCAAAGGAATTGTGCGTTTTCTGGGCTCAGAGGGTCAGATGATGTTCCAGTTTGCCTATCGGGAGCTGGAAATCATTCCGATTCGCCCGCAAAAGCCAGTGAACGATGTAGCCGTCGTCATGGGCGAAAATTTCTCTGCTTCCGAGATCGAAGAACGGCTGAGGAAGCTGGAAGCGGCCGATAAGCCATTGACTAATTCATGATGTCAGAAATGAGCAGTGCTGGAAAGGTTGCTTGGGGATTTACAACGATTATTCTACTGCTGACTGCCGGGTTGGTGCTGTCGGTCACATTCGCGGTCATGCTAGGCCCCGTGGCCGTCGCACCGGGAACAGTATGGCGAATTGCGCTGTCCCATCTTCCCTGGCTGGATCAATGGATACCTGTGACATGGACAAGTCCAGAGCAATATATCGTCTGGGAAATCCGCTTTCCGCGCGTGCTGCTAGGTGTCGTCGTAGGAGCAGGACTTGCTGTTACAGGTGCGGCTATTCAGGCCTTAATTCGTAATTCGTTAGCTGATCCCTATATCTTAGGAGTCTCGTCCGGGGCTTCGGTGACAGGGACGCTGGTGATTGTGTTTGGAGCTTTCGGATTCCTGGGCCGACTTGCGCTGCCTTTATCTGCTTTTATAGGTTCGCTTGCTGCGATGCTCATGGTATTCGCATTGGCTCGTGTGGCTGGACGCATATCGACGACCCGCTTACTGCTGGCAGGGGTGGCGGTGTCCATGATGCTGTCTGCTGTGACCAACTTTATCGTCACTATGGCCCCGAATGAAAAAGGCATTCGTGACGCGATGTATTGGATGATGGGAAGTCTGGCAGGCGCTCAATGGGATACGCTTCTCATACCAAGCCTCATTATATCGGCTGGAACAGCTATCCTACTTACCCGATATCGATCGCTAAATGCTTTACTAACGGGTGAAGAGGTCGCCGTAACGCTCGGTGTGAACGTACAGGCGTTCCGCGTATTACTGGTTGTCGTGGCTTCTCTTTTAACTGGGGCAGTCGTATCGGTCAGTGGCTCGATTGGCTTTGTCGGGCTTATGATTCCGCACATCGTCAGGCTGATGGTGGGATCGGATCATCGACGTGTGCTACCCGTCAGCTTGTTGGCGGGAGCTATCTTTGTCGTGTGGGCAGACGTATGTGCCCGGCTCGTGCTGGCTCCACAGGAGCTGCCAATAGGTATTGTGACGGCTATATGCGGGGGACCCTTCT
Proteins encoded:
- a CDS encoding CobW family GTP-binding protein, whose product is MIPIVVLSGFLGSGKTTLLQHALAYYKGQGLKPAILMNELGDVNLDGSLVNGQAPMKEMLSGCICCTIRGDLGVELMNLAEEYKPNVIIVECTGVANPMEIVDAVTDASIYSSMILQSVITVVDARQFLDFASGNERNKSYRLMQDQLRCASKLIINKIDLLVADELQKVQALVKELNPHALTVSTQRSDVDAGTFFSIQGEDRMDVSRQKESKADSGNDRHHLENHLHAHDHDALADHHHHEHQHYEHEHDHNHEHGEHYHSYDHVVVHTHFFGQPVPRSEFEQLFRSLPAEIYRAKGIVRFLGSEGQMMFQFAYRELEIIPIRPQKPVNDVAVVMGENFSASEIEERLRKLEAADKPLTNS
- a CDS encoding FecCD family ABC transporter permease — encoded protein: MSSAGKVAWGFTTIILLLTAGLVLSVTFAVMLGPVAVAPGTVWRIALSHLPWLDQWIPVTWTSPEQYIVWEIRFPRVLLGVVVGAGLAVTGAAIQALIRNSLADPYILGVSSGASVTGTLVIVFGAFGFLGRLALPLSAFIGSLAAMLMVFALARVAGRISTTRLLLAGVAVSMMLSAVTNFIVTMAPNEKGIRDAMYWMMGSLAGAQWDTLLIPSLIISAGTAILLTRYRSLNALLTGEEVAVTLGVNVQAFRVLLVVVASLLTGAVVSVSGSIGFVGLMIPHIVRLMVGSDHRRVLPVSLLAGAIFVVWADVCARLVLAPQELPIGIVTAICGGPFFVWLLRRSSYAFGGEK